The DNA window tgatctgattgaacagttggacatctgCATTCAGACGATTAGagaaggtcacctgaaaaggtcagagggcattTTGGGTTTATCCTAAACTTTCTCCCAAAATCCAAATATAACTTTTTGTGAGTGGTGTGTAATCTCTGTGTCTTCTCTCGTTGCAGATCTTGCTTGTTCATCGATTGGAGGGACATAATTTATTCTCCTATATCCCCATCTTTGTCCCTCTCTGGCTTTCTTTAATTACCCTGATGGCAACAACGTTTGGCCAGAAAGTAGGCAATCACTGTAAGTGCCGCCGTACATTGTGTGTGAGGTGGTAATGTGGTCACATTGTGGAACCCTTACTGTAACCTTAATCTTCCAGGGTGGTTTGGTATTCGTAAAGACTTCTGCCAGTTCCTGCTGGAGATCTTCCTTTTCCTGCGGGAGCACGGTAAtattgtaagggcccagatgttccctgctatccacccctacacagtatccacagctgatggacagtccacagacacggtcttggggataacagttgctttaatatagcaggaacaaagcaaatcaatatggaatatatgtttcacagtctctcgtgggtaggccacggcaaatacagcttggagttgaatgctgaagtgcaattagggtactggagctttaagtgcacgatttgtttcagaattaatactggtatgctttaggttcagagtctcttgagttcagagggtagatatgataagattgtacagacctggagtcctggggttaatttcacttcaagttcagacacgtgcagtacttgtaagcaaatgaagacagttgcccagcgtgctacgtggagcggacggctggtgcgtggacaatgacatgaaagccactaatattgcagtggggcgggagaccctcaaccttccccaatctgcgtgcagtagggtctggtatatagtcagtatgccctactgtctgaagagatgcacaatgtcaggataggaagccttcagcatattggctgtaaaaatcaggaaatgatgaaattctaggcctcgggcctaggaggagtcttgtggtgaagagattctccacataatgtcttccctcagaggagactcagccagaaccagctcattccagttgtttctagacagaggctggagaatagctccacctattgagccatgtgaccaagaactagccaataggataacacccaatgaacacttcagattcttacagttttcaccagtagatggtgctagaacacaacaaatgaaaaatgctttacttataacatatagcataatattacatataagtaaatgtacttaaagaaacattcaaattgtctctccagtaaaggagacaaactctagcacagcgccacctattggaagtagcgatcctaaaagtcacaagtggatttttgacaatcctttgcaatatgactcaggatatataagccagatcagaatcccaatttgcagacacggtgtttcggggtgcttgcccctcgtcagtgcaaagtatgggggtgtctgatctggctcatgagaaagctatgtggggaccacgggggaacactattctccttaaggagactttgcaagccagtctggctgccaggtaaggggacttatagctgcaatgcccctaaaattccacgggggaacactattctccttaaggagactttgcaagccagtctggctgccaggtaaggggacttatagctgcaatgcccctctgggaaatattcaaattgtctctccagtaaaggagacaaactctagcacagcgccacctattggaagtagcgatcctaaaagtcacaagtggatttttgacaatcctttgcaatatgactcaggatatataagccagatcagaatcccaatttgcagacacggtgtttcggggtgcttgcccctcgtcagtgcaaagtatgggggtgtctgatctggctcatgagaaagctatgtggggaccacgggggaacactattctccttaaggagactttgcaagccagtctggctgccaggtaaggggacttatagctgcaatgcccctaaaattccacgggggaacactattctccttaaggagactttgcaagccagtctggctgccaggtaaggggacttatagctgcaatgcccctctgggaaatattcaaattgtctctccagtaaaggagacaaactctagcacagcgccacctattggaagtagcgatcctaaaagtcacaagtggatttttgacaatcctttgcaatatgactcaggatatataagccagatcagaatcccaatttgcagacacggtgtttcggggtgcttgcccctcgtcagtgcaaagtatgggggtgtctgatctggctcatgagaaagctatgtggggaccacgggggaacactattctccttaaggagactttgcaagccagtctggctgccaggtaaggggacttatagctgcaatgcccctaaaattccacgggggaacactattctccttaaggagactttgcaagccagtctggctgccaggtaaggggacttatagctgcaatgcccctctgggaaatattcaaattgtctctccagtaaaggagacaaactctagcacagcgccacctattggaagtagcgatcctaaaagtcacaagtggatttttgacaatcctttgcaatatgactcaggatatataagccagatcagaatcccaatttgcagacacggtgtttcggggtgcttgcccctcgtcagtgcaaagtatgggggtgtctgatctggctcatgagaaagctatgtggggaccacgggggaacactattctccttaaggagactttgcaagccagtctggctgccaggtaaggggacttatagctgcaatgcccctaaaattccacgggggaacactattctccttaaggagactttgcaagccagtctggctgccaggtaaggggacttatagctgcaatgcccctctgggaaatattcgaattgtctctccagtaaaggagacaaactctagcacagcgccacctattggaagtagcgatcctaaaagtcacaagtggatttttgacaatcctttgcaatatgactcaggatatataagccagatcagaatcccaatttgcagacacggtgtttcggggtgcttgcccctcgtcagtgcaaagtatgggggtgtctgatctggctcatgagaaagctatgtggggaccacgggggaacactattctccttaaggagactttgcaagccagtctgcctgccaggtaaggggacttatagctgcaatgcccctaaaattccacgggggaacactattctccttaaggagactttgcaagccagtctggctgccaggtaaggggacttatagctgcaatgcccctctgggaaatattcaaattgtctctccagtaaaggagacaaactctagcacagcgccacctattggaagtagcgatcctaaaagtcacaagtggatttttgacaatcctttgcaatatgactcaggatatataagccagatcagaatcccaatttgcagacacggtgtttcggggtgcttgcccctcgtcagtgcaaagtatgggggtgtctgatctggctcatgagaaagctatgtggggaccacgggggaacactattctccttaaggagactttgcaagccagtctggctgccaggtaaggggacttatagctgcaatgccttaaagaaacagacacaatctggaccgggccactacatactccccctctgaaggtgagccatccttggcgattgtgcgagtggaggactgctaagaaaggaaggaaatatatatttaaggcacagtaacaataaggcaatgaacaaatgcaaaacatgaatgtggtagtgccaatatgagatagagtctctttccgcaatatactatcgtacatatgaaaggctctggaaaggcactttagtggtccagtctataagtccatggctgtatacagaaaattgtgcaaataataaacaaggtgcttggtattactcagatgcagaggcttaaacattatttatttagctggatggtcagtttagtaaacacaagattatatagtcatggaaaaggatatgaccttgtagtctctgtagcgggctggaagtgttccttttgtgcttcgctctgaacgcctcaacacttgatcttcctcttgagcaggaaagatattgtgtgctggctcaggtgaagttggcagaggagcagcaactggagcaggaaccgagacggggacatattgatagcatggaaggataaattgagtgttgtagagggactcttccacagtaggttgtctggctggtgtttccattgcaggaattggtgtgtagaccggcaagacttgtggagaaggtgatgacatcaccagtagatcctctttggtgcatagcttcatgcggttcctgtgcaccGTCTGTGGGGCCATCCCGGGtttattcacttcatagacatctgactcaggatatgggatagctgtaactgtgtatggctctgtttcccagagtgagtcgagttttcctgtacggtggtacttctttagctaTACcatgtctccaacttgaagtggggaagcattagctctttgattgtagctctcttcttgttgacggtgagcttcacccatgcggtaatcaacaatctgttgggcttcgtgtattcttcgctgatgctctgagacccaatcagtttttggcaggggattgatcacgtcagggacttggattccaagagaacgatcttttgggagctgaccttgtcttccaaacatcagataatatggcgagtagcctgtagaacagtggacagtattgttgtagatttccactaactcgtcaagcaattgaggccattcagcttgtttggtaacagatgctgttcgcagcatattgatgaagggctggttgactttctcacagagcccattcccttggggatgacaggcggttgttctcagctttttgcactcatggaattggcagagttcttgaaataattgtgactcaaaggcagatccacgatctgtgagg is part of the Anomaloglossus baeobatrachus isolate aAnoBae1 chromosome 9, aAnoBae1.hap1, whole genome shotgun sequence genome and encodes:
- the LOC142250532 gene encoding transmembrane protein 185A-like, whose translation is MSFLCFVVLYYIVWFVLLLRSMNIIAEQRRTHITMAVSWMVIFVPFLTFEILLVHRLEGHNLFSYIPIFVPLWLSLITLMATTFGQKVGNHWWFGIRKDFCQFLLEIFLFLREHGNIVRAQMFPAIHPYTVSTADGQSTDTVLGITVALI